One window from the genome of Cyclobacterium amurskyense encodes:
- a CDS encoding fibronectin type III domain-containing protein — translation MKNNFLVLALLAIFCSCEGISEDDQIPISPDEKSDINLPPEKFIVSVDSVTYDKAFLSWEESIDPEGFRNQYTIFLGDSILSENQVDTGLVIDRLNGLTNYTGKVLAKDPQGNTYSVNFEFITKRDYQTFLKYLNFSMDQECVSGFIQNLIKAPDGNYLAIGKSSENGSNYFNFVAKIDPFGNPIWMKSYPYENGDYWEIQAFLTKTGLLIMSNHHVIKLDKNGNEIWVKAIELFNRGIGGVEIKDIVEGAKEEIFLIGDLNSEKVDVIKQGVLMKLSPDGEIVWEKFFETSLRSSFKRIVISRENNLVILGGKETNGCTKQESNSGYCEQIDFWILRLSMSGEIEWEKTYGDSNFDLPQTLIELKNGNIVFGGISISNSQSYSARIFEIRSNGEKIWDHIDPYHYFYSVKETPENGLIAIGMVNAYSYQKKMGLVKFGNNRTVEWRKSYGESMTNVSAKDILVDGDFGFRIAASRENMNAFDCDQKLLFIKADPWGYFEHPSLNE, via the coding sequence ATGAAGAATAATTTTTTAGTACTGGCGCTATTGGCAATTTTTTGTTCCTGTGAAGGAATTTCCGAAGATGATCAAATTCCAATTTCACCAGATGAAAAAAGTGACATAAATCTACCTCCAGAGAAATTCATTGTTTCTGTTGATAGTGTAACCTACGACAAAGCATTTTTGAGTTGGGAAGAATCCATAGATCCTGAGGGATTTAGAAATCAATACACAATCTTTTTGGGGGATAGCATACTATCAGAAAACCAAGTTGATACAGGCCTTGTCATTGATAGACTCAATGGATTGACAAATTACACAGGTAAAGTATTAGCTAAAGATCCTCAGGGGAATACCTACTCAGTGAACTTTGAGTTTATCACGAAAAGAGATTATCAAACCTTCTTAAAATACCTGAATTTCAGTATGGATCAAGAGTGTGTTTCTGGCTTTATCCAAAACCTTATTAAGGCACCGGATGGGAATTACCTTGCCATAGGAAAGTCATCTGAAAACGGCTCTAATTATTTCAACTTTGTTGCCAAAATTGATCCATTTGGGAATCCGATTTGGATGAAGTCGTATCCTTATGAAAATGGAGATTATTGGGAAATCCAAGCATTCTTAACTAAAACAGGTCTCTTGATCATGAGCAATCATCATGTCATCAAACTAGACAAAAATGGAAATGAGATTTGGGTAAAGGCTATTGAACTGTTCAATCGAGGTATAGGTGGAGTCGAAATTAAAGATATTGTAGAAGGAGCGAAAGAAGAAATATTCCTTATCGGTGACCTTAATTCGGAGAAGGTTGACGTAATCAAGCAGGGAGTATTGATGAAACTAAGTCCTGATGGAGAAATTGTATGGGAAAAATTCTTTGAAACATCACTACGAAGTTCTTTTAAGAGAATAGTGATCTCCCGGGAAAATAATTTAGTGATTCTTGGAGGAAAAGAAACGAATGGATGTACTAAGCAGGAATCTAATTCTGGCTATTGTGAACAAATTGATTTTTGGATTTTAAGACTTTCTATGTCAGGAGAGATCGAATGGGAAAAAACCTATGGTGATTCCAATTTTGACCTGCCGCAAACACTTATCGAGCTTAAAAACGGAAATATTGTTTTTGGAGGAATCAGTATCAGTAATTCTCAATCTTACAGTGCCCGAATTTTTGAAATTCGTTCGAATGGTGAAAAAATTTGGGACCATATAGATCCTTACCATTATTTCTATTCTGTCAAAGAAACTCCCGAGAATGGATTAATAGCAATAGGAATGGTAAATGCCTATTCTTATCAAAAAAAAATGGGGCTGGTCAAATTTGGCAATAATAGGACAGTTGAATGGAGAAAATCTTATGGCGAATCTATGACAAATGTCTCAGCTAAGGACATCTTGGTTGATGGTGACTTTGGATTTAGAATTGCTGCCAGTAGGGAAAATATGAATGCCTTTGATTGTGATCAAAAGTTGCTTTTTATAAAAGC
- a CDS encoding site-specific integrase encodes MKHRTTLLIIQSVGLRISEAINLRVRGIHSEEGYLFIKGEKNLKDGRNGPFSQITLGTSSILSWI; translated from the coding sequence ATGAAACATCGGACGACTCTGCTAATCATCCAAAGCGTCGGACTTCGGATTAGTGAGGCCATCAACTTGCGGGTGAGAGGCATTCACTCAGAAGAAGGTTACTTGTTCATTAAAGGAGAAAAAAACTTAAAAGATGGTAGAAACGGTCCTTTCTCCCAAATTACACTAGGAACTTCGAGCATATTATCGTGGATTTAA